Genomic segment of Rhodococcus rhodochrous:
GGGGTGGTAACGATCCCGCCGGTGATGCCCGCGGCCCCGTTCAAAGGCCGAACCCAGCTTCGGCGAATCTTGGAGCACGACCCTTGTCCGTTTCATCATCGCGCCGTTTCCGTGCCGCGGTCGCCACCGCGGCCGTCCTCACCGCCGCGCTCGGCGTCGGCACCTCCGCCGCCCACGCCGACACCGCACCCACCACCCCCACCCAGACCCGTTTGCAGGAGCCCCGCGACCTGCTCCGGGCGCTCGACTTCGACTCCCTGGCCGCCGACGGTTGGACCGTCACGGACGATGAAGAGGAGACCGACTCGGCAAAGGAGACCGAGGTGGTCGAGCTTGTCGCTGAGACGACCCCTGCGCCGCCCGCCGTCACACCCGAGGAGCTGGCTCGCATCGTGCCGGGTATCCCGGCCGAGAAGGTCGAGCAGTTCATTGCGCCGCTGAACGAGGCGATGACGCGCAATGGCATCGACAACCCGGTCCGTCAGGCGGCGTTCATCGCCCAGCTGGCCGTCGAATCGGACTCCTTCCGTACCTTCGAGGAGTACGCGTCCGGACGCGCCTACGAGGGTCGGGCCGACCTCGGCAACACCCATCCCGGCGACGGTGAGCGCTACAAGGGTCGCGGCGCGATCCAGATCACAGGCCGCCACAACTACGAGAAGGTCAGCGAGCACACCGGCGTCGACTTCGTCGCGCACCCCGAGCTGCTCGCTGCGCCGGAGAACGCCTTCACCACCGCGGCCTGGTACTGGACGTCGCGCAACCTCAACGAGGTCGCGGACACCGCCGGGATCGTTCGTGTGTCCGAGCTCGTCAACGGCGGTCACCACGCCCTCGGTCGCCGCATCGACGACTTCAAGCGTGGCCTGGACGTGCTGCTCCAGCCGTAGTTCCACACGGTCGCACTCGGCTCGATGAGTTCGGGTCGTGCCGGCGGTCTATCGGATCATGAGAACACTGATCTACGACTTCGGCGTGTCCCTCGACGGCTACATCAACGACCGCGACGGCAATATCGACTGGACCGACCCCGACGACGATCTGCACCGGTTCCACAACGACCGGTTCCGTCAGCTCGAGCTTTCGCTGCACGGCCGGCGGATGTACGTGCTGATGGCCGAGTACTGGCCTCACCTGCCCGAGGACGCCTCGCCCATCGAACGCGACTTCGCCGAACTGTGGACAACCACGCCCAAGGTCGTCTTCTCCCGCACCCTCACCGAGGTCCACTGGAACAGTCGCCTCGTCAGCGACGACGCCGTGGAGGAGGTGCGCAGGCTCAAGGCCGAGGGAGACGGCGTCATGGAGGTCGGTGGGGCGAACCTCGCCGCGTCGCTGATCCCGCACGGTCTCATCGACGAGTACCAGGTGTTCGTCTCACCCGTCCTGCTCGGTGGAGGGACACCGATGTTCCCGCCCCTCGAGAAGCGCGTGGATCTGCGCCTGGTCGAGACACGACAGTTCACGACCGCCGTGATGCTCCGCTATCTCGCCGACTGAAAGTCCGCCGGCCGCCGCTCAGAAGAGCTCCGGCGTCACCGGCGGGACGTCGTCGAGGAACGCCGTCACCATCGGCACCAGCACGTCCGCTTCTCCCGAGATGCCGAGGTGTGACATCGCGGGGAGGATCACCAGGCGTGCCCGGGGAACCTTCTGGAGCGTCCCCGTCGCGGCCGCCTCCTCGTCCCCGCCACCGAGCAACCGGAACATCGCCACCGCATGTTCGGGTTCCACGCCGTCCGCGTCACCGACGATCACCATCGCGTTCGCGATGATCGACCGCATCTGCTCGTCGGTGATCTGCTGGTCCTCGATGTTGAGGACCTTCATCTTGTCGATGTAGGCGGAGAACGCCGCGAGATCGGGCGTGTGCTCCGTGAACACCTTCTCGATCGAGGAACCGGCGAGCACCTCGGCATCGAGATGTCCGATGCCCTCGAGCGCCGACGGATACCAACCGTCCTGCCGGTAGGTGGCCGACAGTGTGACGAGCTTTCCGACGAGGTCCGGATGCCGGAGCACCAACTGCAACGCCACCCCGCCGCCCTGCGAATAACCCATCACGTCCGCGCGCTCGACCTCGAGAGCCCGCAGCAACTCCGCCGCATCGTCGCCGAACTGTTCGTAGGACATCGGACGATCGGTGTCCGGGGTGTGACCGTGCCCCTGCTGATCGAAGACGATCACCGGGCGTCGTCGGGCGAAGGCGGTCACCCAGGACGGCATCGACTCGGTGCTCATGAACGCGCCGGGAATCAACAGCAGGGGCAGCGGAGCGGACCCGTCGAGTTCGCCGTGCACCTCGAAGTACAGGCTCAGACCGTTGATGGGCAGATGTCCGCTGCGCGAGGGTGTCGAGTCCGCCATGTCACCCGGCCCTCACTGCGCGCCGGTGCCGGGACCGTAGAGCCGCGCCACATCGGGGGAATCGAGCCACCCCGAATAGGTCGGCGACTGCGGCCAGCCCTCGGGCGAATCCTGCCATTCCTCCTGACGACCCCACGGAAGAAGGTCGATCAGGGCGAAGGTGTAGCTGAGCTGTTCGGTGCCGCGGCCGGTGGTGTGCCAGGTGCGGTAGACCTTGTCGCCGTTGCGCAGGAAGACATTGACCGCGAACCCTCCGCCGGGAGGCGCGTCGACATCGGCGCCGAACGAACTCTCCGATGATGAGTACCACTCCATCGTGTTGCCCACTTTCGCCTTGTAGGCGAGGGCTTCGTCGATCGGTCCGTTGGTGACGACGACCATGCGCGCGTCGTAGTTGTCGAGGATGCCGAGCCGGGTCCACTGCGTCGTGAGACTCGTGCATCCACCGCACTGCCATTCGGCGCCGTCGGACCACATGTGGTGATAGGCGATGAGCTGAGACCTGCCCTGGAACACATCGGCGAGCCGGACTGGGCCGTCGGCGCCGATCAGCATGTAGTCGGGCAGTTCGATCATCGGCAGCCTGCGGCGCTGCGCTGCGATCGCGTCGAGTTCGCGCGTGGCGGCTTTCTCTCGTCGACGGAGGTCATCGAGTGCCGAACGCCATGTCTGCTCGTCGACGATCGGGGGAAGGGCGCGGGCGGTCTGCTGGGTCATGACGTCTCCCGGAGTCGGACGGATCCGTTCACGAATGTTGACCGGGGCAGGAACCGGAAATCATCGTGGACGCGGCCACGAGTCCGAACGGCGGAGCGGAACGTGGCCCCGTACCACCCGGTATGTAGTGTCGTCGCGTGTCTGCTGATCCGTCTGTGGCCGAACTGATCGACGGTGCGTGCAAGGTGCTGCGCGCTTACAAGCACGACGAGGTCGCCGATCGCGCCGAACGCAAACTCGCCGCCACCGGCCGGTCCTCGTCGATCGTGGTGGTGGGGGAGATCAAGCGCGGTAAGAGTCTGCTGGTCAGCGCTCTCATCGACCGCGACGGCGCCGCTCTCGACGATGTCGAGCACTCGACCGCCGTCGCAACCCGATTCGTCACCGCCACCGACGACTTCCCGGAGGGCACTGCCGAATTGGTGTTCCCCGACGGGAGTCGCCGCGTCGACCGCGCCGAGCTGGGGGAGTGGATCACCACCGGCGGCCGCCATGTCCAGGACCCGACCGTCGAGACGTTGCCGGTCGCAGCGATCGTGCCGATCGCCTCCGAGAAGCTCACGAACGCGTCGGTCGTCGACACTCCCGGCATCGGCGGCCTCGACCCCCGGCATGCCGCGATGGCGGCCCGCTCCGCAGACCGGGCCGCCGTGCTCGTGCTGGTGTGCGAGGCGTCGACCCCGCTGACCGAACCGGAGATGCGGTTCCTGCGCGAGAGCGCCGCCGGTGTGGAGAACGTGCTGGTAGTGGTCACCAAGACCGACAAGAACCTCACTCGCTGGGAACAGATCGTCGCGGAGAATCGCCGCGCCATCGCAGAACATGTCGGCCGAGACATCCCCGTCGTGGCGGTGTCGAGTGTTCGCTCCCTGGCCGCGACCGCCCTGCCGCCCTCCCCGGTGCGCGAGCGCAGCCTCGCCTGCTCCGGGGTCCCCGGGCTGTGGGCGATGCTCGACGAGCGGGTCGCCGCCGCCCGGCACCGCCCCGAAGCCGACGCGCTGCGCGTCGCCCTCGACGGGCTGCGCCGCATCGAAACGCACATCGCCGACGAACTCTCCGTCGTGCGTGACGGCGAATCCGCCATCCCGGACCTGACCGCCGAGATGGAACGCCTGAAAGGTCTCAAGGACGAGGCGCAGCAGTGGGAGCAGCACCTGCAGCGCGACCTCACCCTCGCACGGCAACGGGCCGTCACCCGCCTCGACGAGGAGATCACCCGCGTGCGGGAGGACTGGACGACGCGCATCAACAAGTCGTCGATGCAGGTGCTGCGGCGGTCCCCACAGGTGTTCACCGCGCAGATCCAGGCCGACCTGCTCGACGCAATGGCCACCACCGCCCAGGTGTTCCTCGACGACCTCGAGAAGATCGTCGCCGACCTGTTCGACGACCCGCAACAATGGGAGCACATCCGCGAGATCACCCTCGAGGCGCTGCAGACCGATCCCTTGGTGACGGGGGAAGTGGGCTCGAAACGCCAAGGGCTGCTGGATCCGAGCGTGCTGACGATGGGCATGATCGGCACCACCATGCTCGGTGCGGTCATCGGGGCCGGAGCCATCGCCGGCGTCGCCTGGGTGGCGATCAATCTCGGGTTCAAGGCGATGCGCACCGGCAAGACGAACCTGCTGACCTGGCTGCGCGAAACCCTCGCGACCGTGCGGACGGTCACCACCCGCATGCTCGAGGCCGCGATGGCCACCACCCGCCCGGAGATCGTGCTGCGTCGTCGCAAGCACCTGCAGGACCGGATCACCGAGTTGCAGAAGCGCATCGACGAAGCCAAGCGCGCCGCGCAGGCGGACGCTGCGACCCGCACCGCGAACATCGAACGACTGGAGAAGAACCTGCGCATCACCCGCGCCCGCATCACCCCGATCGAGACGACGCTGACGGGGGATGCCGCATGAGCGCCCCGCACACTCCACCGCAGACCGGGGCCCCCGATCCGGTGCACCAGCGCATCGACGCGGCACTGCACCAGCTCGCCGCGCTCGGCGGTGATCTCGTATCGCATGCCAACCGCATCGGTGCGATTCTGTGGTCGCCGCCGCGCATCGTGGTCGTCGGACGCCTCAAGGCCGGCAAATCCACCCTGGTCAACGCGCTGATCGGCGCTCCGGTCGCCGAGACGGCAGCGCTCGAGGCCACCAATGTCGTCACCGTCTACGAGAACGGTGCGCCCTCCCGCGCCGACGTGGTGTTCACCGACGGCGCGCGCCGACCCGTGCCGCTGGCGCTCGGTACCACCGTCGAGGTCGGGGTCCCGCCGGAGCAGGTCGCGTACGTTCACCGCTGTCTGCCTTCTCACGCGCTGAGCACGATCACTCTCGTCGACACCCCCGGGCTGGCGACGCTCACGGTCGCCAACGCCACCGCGACCGAGCGGGCGTTGATCGACGGGTTCGAGCAGACCCGCTCGGCGTCCGTCGATGCCGACGCGGCGGTCTTCCTGTTCGACTCGATGCCGCGCACCGACGAGGTCGAATTTCTGCAGCGCCTCGGCTTCACTCCGCTGAACACCCTCGGAGTGCTTTCGCGCGCAGACGGTTTCGGTCGTGGAGTGTTGGGCAATCGGGATCCGCTCGGACACGCCGCCGAACACGCGAACGTCCTTGCGCGGCGGCTGGCGGGACAGGTCGGCACGGTGGTTCCTGTCGCCGGGTTGCTTGCACAGACCTCCCATACCGGCGCGTTCACCGACTCCGACGCCCGCGCTCTGGCCGACCTCGCCCCGCTGGCGCCGCTGGAGTTGTTCGATCTGCTCGACGCCGACTCCGCCGCACTGCCGGTCCCGCGCGAGCAGGTGTGGCGCCTGCTCGAATTGATCGGTGAGTACGGGCTCGTGCACGCCCGCGCGCATGCCACCGGTGGTGCGCACCAGGTCAACCAGTGGCTGTCCGGAGTCTCCGGCATCCATCCGCTGCGCGCGGTGCTCGAGCAGTCGCTGCGCCGGTTCGCAGTGCTGCACCGCGCCGGGCGGATCCTCGCCGAACTCGACTCCCTCGTCTATTCACATCCGGCGCGCGACGCCATCCGGCAGATCGTCTCGGCGCTGCGCACGGATCCGGCGCTGGTACCGGTGGAGTTGTTGCGGGCGTTGCGGTCTCTGCTGCAGGCCGACCCGACCGCGCCCGTGGTCGACGAACTGGTCCAGGTGTTGCGCGGCGGTACGATCGCCGAGGCGTCGGGGCTGGAGCCGACGGCGTCACCCGAGCAGATCCGGGCGGCGGCGCAACAGAGACTCGTCGCGGTGCAGGCACAGACGGTGTCGACGCGGTCGGCTGCGGAGGACACTGCGTTGACGGCGCTGACACACGCCTACACGGTGATCGCCCGCGGATACTGACCCGGTCGGCGGGTCACATGCCGGGATCGGGCTCGTCGAAGGTGTCGGTGAAGCCGGTCGGGGCGGCCTCGTCGTCGGGGGAAGGCTCGTCGTCGTCGACGAGGACGGGGTCGGTTCCACCTGCGCTGACGAGGTCGGCGTAGGCATCGGGGTCGAGGTCGAGAGAGTCGGCGGTGACCACTTCGGGGTCGATCTCGTCGTCGTCCGGGATCAGTGAGATATCGACCGCGGCAGTGCCGGGGTCGGTGGCGATGTCGAGCGCGCGCTCCCAGACCTGATCGGGCAGTTCCGGTAGGTCGGCGAGCACATCGATACCGAGCAGCTCACCCAGTGAGGGCAGCGGATCGGTCTCATCGCTTGTCATGGGCTCTTCCTTCTTCCCCCGTTGTCCATCGTCGTCAGGTTGGAGTCGTGCGGGCCCCGGAATGTTCCTGCCACGTCCCAATCTACCGGTCAGGGCTCGAGACCGACGGCATCGAGGCGGGCCGGGTCGAGGAGTTCGACGAGTTGCGCTCGTCCCCGGTTGATGCGGGTCTTGACCGTCGCGACAGGCACGTTCTGGTGCTCGGCGATCTCGGCGTAGCTCATCTGGGCGTATTCGCGG
This window contains:
- a CDS encoding dynamin family protein — translated: MSADPSVAELIDGACKVLRAYKHDEVADRAERKLAATGRSSSIVVVGEIKRGKSLLVSALIDRDGAALDDVEHSTAVATRFVTATDDFPEGTAELVFPDGSRRVDRAELGEWITTGGRHVQDPTVETLPVAAIVPIASEKLTNASVVDTPGIGGLDPRHAAMAARSADRAAVLVLVCEASTPLTEPEMRFLRESAAGVENVLVVVTKTDKNLTRWEQIVAENRRAIAEHVGRDIPVVAVSSVRSLAATALPPSPVRERSLACSGVPGLWAMLDERVAAARHRPEADALRVALDGLRRIETHIADELSVVRDGESAIPDLTAEMERLKGLKDEAQQWEQHLQRDLTLARQRAVTRLDEEITRVREDWTTRINKSSMQVLRRSPQVFTAQIQADLLDAMATTAQVFLDDLEKIVADLFDDPQQWEHIREITLEALQTDPLVTGEVGSKRQGLLDPSVLTMGMIGTTMLGAVIGAGAIAGVAWVAINLGFKAMRTGKTNLLTWLRETLATVRTVTTRMLEAAMATTRPEIVLRRRKHLQDRITELQKRIDEAKRAAQADAATRTANIERLEKNLRITRARITPIETTLTGDAA
- a CDS encoding dihydrofolate reductase family protein, which gives rise to MRTLIYDFGVSLDGYINDRDGNIDWTDPDDDLHRFHNDRFRQLELSLHGRRMYVLMAEYWPHLPEDASPIERDFAELWTTTPKVVFSRTLTEVHWNSRLVSDDAVEEVRRLKAEGDGVMEVGGANLAASLIPHGLIDEYQVFVSPVLLGGGTPMFPPLEKRVDLRLVETRQFTTAVMLRYLAD
- a CDS encoding glycoside hydrolase family 19 protein, with the protein product MSVSSSRRFRAAVATAAVLTAALGVGTSAAHADTAPTTPTQTRLQEPRDLLRALDFDSLAADGWTVTDDEEETDSAKETEVVELVAETTPAPPAVTPEELARIVPGIPAEKVEQFIAPLNEAMTRNGIDNPVRQAAFIAQLAVESDSFRTFEEYASGRAYEGRADLGNTHPGDGERYKGRGAIQITGRHNYEKVSEHTGVDFVAHPELLAAPENAFTTAAWYWTSRNLNEVADTAGIVRVSELVNGGHHALGRRIDDFKRGLDVLLQP
- a CDS encoding alpha/beta fold hydrolase yields the protein MADSTPSRSGHLPINGLSLYFEVHGELDGSAPLPLLLIPGAFMSTESMPSWVTAFARRRPVIVFDQQGHGHTPDTDRPMSYEQFGDDAAELLRALEVERADVMGYSQGGGVALQLVLRHPDLVGKLVTLSATYRQDGWYPSALEGIGHLDAEVLAGSSIEKVFTEHTPDLAAFSAYIDKMKVLNIEDQQITDEQMRSIIANAMVIVGDADGVEPEHAVAMFRLLGGGDEEAAATGTLQKVPRARLVILPAMSHLGISGEADVLVPMVTAFLDDVPPVTPELF
- a CDS encoding GTPase, producing MSAPHTPPQTGAPDPVHQRIDAALHQLAALGGDLVSHANRIGAILWSPPRIVVVGRLKAGKSTLVNALIGAPVAETAALEATNVVTVYENGAPSRADVVFTDGARRPVPLALGTTVEVGVPPEQVAYVHRCLPSHALSTITLVDTPGLATLTVANATATERALIDGFEQTRSASVDADAAVFLFDSMPRTDEVEFLQRLGFTPLNTLGVLSRADGFGRGVLGNRDPLGHAAEHANVLARRLAGQVGTVVPVAGLLAQTSHTGAFTDSDARALADLAPLAPLELFDLLDADSAALPVPREQVWRLLELIGEYGLVHARAHATGGAHQVNQWLSGVSGIHPLRAVLEQSLRRFAVLHRAGRILAELDSLVYSHPARDAIRQIVSALRTDPALVPVELLRALRSLLQADPTAPVVDELVQVLRGGTIAEASGLEPTASPEQIRAAAQQRLVAVQAQTVSTRSAAEDTALTALTHAYTVIARGY
- a CDS encoding DUF899 domain-containing protein; this encodes MTQQTARALPPIVDEQTWRSALDDLRRREKAATRELDAIAAQRRRLPMIELPDYMLIGADGPVRLADVFQGRSQLIAYHHMWSDGAEWQCGGCTSLTTQWTRLGILDNYDARMVVVTNGPIDEALAYKAKVGNTMEWYSSSESSFGADVDAPPGGGFAVNVFLRNGDKVYRTWHTTGRGTEQLSYTFALIDLLPWGRQEEWQDSPEGWPQSPTYSGWLDSPDVARLYGPGTGAQ